In a single window of the Myxococcus guangdongensis genome:
- a CDS encoding tetratricopeptide repeat protein yields MTTTQAKAPVSENEVKPLSGPELLERATQGFDLFQDGRFQESLALFEELASMDGSEAYFQTALGACHLALENLDQAEAFFNRAIELDPSDLTPFVNRGEVHLRQGKVMEAARDFNHAVSLDPEGKDPLSGRARMLAAAALESVEEAQSGAPERDSGSERS; encoded by the coding sequence ATGACGACGACCCAAGCCAAGGCGCCGGTCTCCGAGAATGAAGTGAAGCCGCTGTCCGGTCCCGAGTTGCTCGAGCGGGCCACCCAAGGCTTCGACCTGTTCCAGGATGGCCGCTTCCAGGAATCGCTGGCCCTCTTCGAGGAGCTGGCCTCCATGGATGGCTCCGAGGCCTACTTCCAGACCGCGCTCGGCGCCTGCCACCTGGCGCTGGAGAACCTGGACCAGGCGGAGGCCTTCTTCAACCGGGCCATCGAGCTGGACCCCTCGGACCTGACGCCGTTCGTCAACCGAGGCGAGGTCCACCTGCGCCAGGGCAAGGTCATGGAGGCGGCGCGTGACTTCAACCACGCCGTGTCCCTGGACCCCGAGGGCAAGGACCCCTTGAGCGGTCGCGCGCGGATGCTGGCGGCCGCCGCCCTGGAGAGCGTGGAGGAGGCCCAGTCCGGCGCCCCCGAGCGCGACTCCGGCTCCGAGCGTTCCTGA
- the sctV gene encoding type III secretion system export apparatus subunit SctV — protein MSASNPNSFLSKYSDIVLAIVVVAIVGMMIVPLPPLLLDVLLTLNISISVVLLLVSLYVPAALHLSVFPTLLLITTMFRLSLTISTTRLILLTGDPGEVVVAFGNFVVQGNFVVGAILFLILVIVNFIVISKGSERVAEVAARFTLDAMPGKQMSIDADLRAGSIDQDQGKKKRRDLERESQLFGAMDGAMKFVKGDAIASIIITVVNIVGGLIIGVTQKGMSAGDAAQKYTLLTIGDGLVGMIPAILISTCAGIIVTRVGGEEEGAHLGKDMGTQLTAYPKAIAIAAGMLIVLGLVPGLPKIPFFLLGFGAGFGAWTMLKKQKQDQMVEEAGPAMESDLGTPMSSEPAPKEPMNPDSELFIPVVTPIVLEVSDALVPYVDSRQDNGKFLFELIPFMRDGLFVELGVRFPGVRARGNSSLPPGAYQIQINEVPVVTGQATLGHVLVNDTVDRLRLMNIQGFEAINPATRQPAAWVPEQHRDTLEAAGLTTWDVPGYIILHVAAILRRNAREFVGVQETQTMLEQLEKAFPAIVKEVIPKVVNVLKLTDILQRLVEEEISIRDLRGILQALSEYGQVEADNVMLTEHVRASQRRYISHKYARGSGTLVVYLLDPNIEEAIRGSIKRTSAGAHLALEPELAQEIVQAVRSECGHLPPSAQRPVILTAMDIRRYVRKLLEYEFNPSFSVLSYQELSPELNIQPVARISTR, from the coding sequence ATGTCCGCCTCCAATCCGAACAGCTTCCTCTCGAAGTACTCCGACATCGTCCTGGCCATTGTCGTGGTGGCCATCGTCGGGATGATGATCGTCCCGCTGCCGCCGCTGCTGCTGGACGTGTTGCTGACGCTGAACATCAGCATCTCGGTGGTGCTGCTGCTGGTGTCGCTCTACGTGCCGGCGGCGCTGCACCTGTCGGTGTTCCCGACGTTGCTGCTCATCACCACGATGTTCCGGTTGTCGCTGACCATCTCCACCACACGGCTCATCCTGCTGACGGGAGATCCGGGTGAGGTGGTGGTCGCCTTCGGAAACTTCGTGGTGCAGGGCAACTTCGTCGTCGGCGCCATCCTCTTCCTCATCCTCGTCATCGTGAACTTCATCGTCATCTCCAAGGGCTCGGAGCGCGTCGCCGAAGTGGCCGCGCGCTTCACCCTGGACGCGATGCCGGGCAAGCAGATGTCCATCGACGCGGACCTGCGCGCGGGTTCCATCGACCAGGACCAGGGCAAGAAGAAGCGCCGAGACCTCGAGCGCGAGAGCCAGCTGTTCGGCGCCATGGACGGCGCCATGAAGTTCGTCAAGGGCGACGCCATCGCAAGCATCATCATCACCGTCGTCAACATCGTCGGTGGCCTCATCATCGGCGTGACGCAGAAGGGCATGTCCGCGGGCGACGCGGCGCAGAAGTACACGCTGCTCACCATCGGTGACGGCCTGGTCGGCATGATTCCCGCCATCCTCATCTCCACCTGCGCCGGCATCATCGTGACGCGCGTGGGCGGCGAGGAGGAGGGCGCCCACCTGGGCAAGGACATGGGCACGCAGCTGACCGCGTACCCGAAGGCCATCGCCATCGCCGCGGGCATGCTCATCGTCCTGGGCCTGGTGCCGGGTCTGCCGAAGATTCCCTTCTTCCTGTTGGGCTTCGGCGCGGGCTTCGGCGCGTGGACGATGCTCAAGAAGCAGAAGCAGGACCAGATGGTGGAGGAGGCCGGGCCGGCCATGGAGTCGGACCTGGGCACGCCGATGTCGTCGGAGCCGGCGCCCAAGGAGCCGATGAACCCGGACTCCGAGCTCTTCATCCCCGTCGTCACGCCCATCGTCCTGGAGGTCTCCGACGCGCTGGTGCCGTACGTGGACTCGCGTCAGGACAACGGCAAGTTCCTCTTCGAGCTCATCCCGTTCATGCGCGATGGCCTCTTCGTGGAGCTGGGTGTCCGCTTCCCGGGCGTGCGCGCGCGCGGCAACTCGTCGCTCCCCCCGGGCGCGTACCAGATTCAGATCAACGAAGTGCCGGTCGTCACCGGCCAGGCCACGCTGGGCCACGTGCTCGTCAACGACACGGTGGACCGCCTGCGCCTGATGAACATCCAGGGCTTCGAGGCCATCAACCCCGCCACCCGCCAGCCGGCCGCGTGGGTGCCCGAGCAGCACCGCGACACGCTGGAGGCCGCGGGCCTGACGACGTGGGACGTGCCCGGCTACATCATCCTCCACGTGGCGGCCATCCTCCGGCGCAACGCGCGGGAGTTCGTCGGCGTGCAGGAGACGCAGACGATGCTGGAGCAGCTGGAGAAGGCCTTCCCCGCCATCGTCAAGGAGGTCATCCCCAAGGTCGTCAACGTCCTGAAGCTCACGGACATCCTCCAGCGCCTGGTGGAGGAGGAGATCTCCATCCGTGACTTGCGCGGCATCCTCCAGGCCCTGTCGGAGTACGGCCAGGTGGAGGCGGACAACGTGATGCTCACCGAGCACGTCCGTGCCTCGCAGCGCCGCTACATCTCCCACAAGTACGCGCGAGGCAGCGGCACGCTGGTGGTCTATCTGCTGGACCCGAACATCGAGGAGGCCATCCGCGGCTCCATCAAGCGCACCTCGGCGGGCGCGCACCTGGCGCTCGAGCCGGAACTGGCGCAGGAAATCGTCCAGGCCGTGCGCTCGGAGTGTGGCCACCTGCCGCCGTCCGCCCAGCGCCCCGTCATCCTCACCGCCATGGACATCCGGCGCTACGTGCGCAAGCTGCTGGAGTACGAGTTCAACCCCTCGTTCTCCGTGCTCAGCTACCAGGAGCTGTCCCCCGAGCTGAACATCCAGCCGGTGGCGCGCATCTCCACCCGGTAG
- a CDS encoding SycD/LcrH family type III secretion system chaperone — protein sequence MPEDPQDEAQLAARLQRWADGKATLREVRGYSNDELYAIAKTAYFFFYQGRINEARTLFQGLYAVNPTDGYFAKALGVVEMAAGNGQGALAAFDVAAKLSPQDPSVYVGRAEVKLALGQKQQALEDLRRAAAMTPQDDPVVRKAGAMVTALSRR from the coding sequence ATGCCGGAGGACCCTCAGGACGAGGCGCAGCTGGCGGCCCGGCTGCAGCGTTGGGCGGACGGCAAGGCCACGCTGCGCGAGGTGCGCGGCTATTCCAACGACGAGCTCTACGCCATCGCCAAGACGGCGTACTTCTTCTTCTACCAGGGGCGCATCAACGAGGCCCGCACGCTCTTCCAGGGCCTGTACGCCGTGAACCCCACGGACGGCTACTTCGCCAAGGCCCTGGGCGTGGTGGAGATGGCCGCCGGGAACGGGCAGGGCGCGCTGGCCGCCTTCGACGTGGCCGCCAAGCTGTCCCCGCAGGACCCGTCCGTCTACGTGGGCCGCGCCGAGGTGAAACTGGCCCTGGGTCAGAAGCAGCAGGCGCTGGAGGACCTCCGCCGCGCCGCGGCCATGACGCCCCAGGATGATCCAGTGGTACGCAAGGCCGGCGCCATGGTGACGGCGCTCTCCCGGCGTTGA
- the sctU gene encoding type III secretion system export apparatus subunit SctU, translated as MSDESGDKTEEPSQKKLDDSRKKGQVWKSKDLSGVAVLVVGLAAVKATWDNVEKEISSLFLFSFDHMARGGDLSDATGQLLYLGVRALLLVTMPVLLGGAVIGGLMEFLQVGSLFTMDPLMPKLDKLNPLAGLKNMFSKKSLVELLKNLIKISVTAYVVYGVVRDAMPMVLETVRQDTHTIMVIMGELVTRVAARVALLFVIFAIFDVWWQRKSFMKDMMMSKDEVKKEYKESEGDPHHKAKRKEFHQEIMEGQQMEAVRDADVIVTNPDHVAVALKYDREKDGAPRVLAKGVDHKAERIKGIAREQEVPTLRNVPLAHALLRVEVGHEVPEELYDAVAEVLNFVYELKNGAPQTPAARA; from the coding sequence ATGTCCGACGAGAGTGGAGACAAGACAGAGGAACCGTCGCAGAAGAAGCTCGACGACTCTCGCAAGAAGGGTCAGGTCTGGAAGAGCAAGGACCTGAGCGGCGTGGCGGTGCTCGTGGTGGGCCTGGCCGCCGTGAAGGCGACCTGGGACAACGTCGAGAAGGAGATCTCCAGCCTCTTCCTCTTCAGCTTCGACCACATGGCCCGGGGCGGGGACCTGTCCGACGCGACGGGGCAGCTGCTCTACCTGGGCGTGCGGGCGCTGCTCCTGGTGACGATGCCGGTGCTCCTGGGCGGCGCGGTGATTGGCGGGCTGATGGAGTTCCTGCAGGTGGGCTCCCTGTTCACCATGGACCCGCTGATGCCCAAGCTGGACAAGCTCAACCCGCTGGCCGGGTTGAAGAACATGTTCAGCAAGAAGTCGCTGGTGGAGCTGCTCAAGAACCTCATCAAGATCTCCGTCACCGCCTACGTCGTCTACGGCGTGGTGCGCGACGCGATGCCCATGGTGCTGGAGACGGTGCGCCAGGACACGCACACCATCATGGTCATCATGGGGGAGCTGGTGACGCGCGTGGCCGCGCGCGTGGCGCTGCTCTTCGTCATCTTCGCCATCTTCGACGTCTGGTGGCAGCGCAAGTCCTTCATGAAGGACATGATGATGTCCAAGGACGAGGTGAAGAAGGAGTACAAGGAGAGCGAGGGCGACCCGCACCACAAGGCCAAGCGCAAGGAGTTCCACCAGGAGATCATGGAGGGACAGCAGATGGAGGCCGTGCGGGACGCGGACGTCATCGTCACCAACCCGGACCACGTGGCCGTGGCCCTCAAGTACGACCGGGAGAAGGACGGCGCCCCCCGGGTGCTCGCCAAGGGCGTGGACCACAAGGCCGAGCGCATCAAGGGCATCGCCCGCGAGCAGGAGGTCCCCACCCTGCGCAACGTGCCGCTGGCCCACGCGCTCCTGCGCGTGGAGGTGGGCCACGAGGTGCCGGAGGAGCTATACGACGCGGTGGCCGAGGTCCTCAACTTCGTCTACGAGTTGAAGAACGGCGCCCCCCAGACCCCCGCGGCCCGCGCGTGA
- a CDS encoding EscU/YscU/HrcU family type III secretion system export apparatus switch protein has protein sequence MSDDAEIAIALKYDKEKDGAPRVVAKGLRLKAEKIRAIAKEHGIPVMRNIPLANALYRVDVGQEVPEELYDAVAEVLNFIYELQQEQAASGGR, from the coding sequence ATGAGTGACGACGCCGAAATCGCCATCGCGCTGAAGTACGACAAGGAGAAGGACGGCGCGCCGCGCGTGGTGGCCAAGGGCCTGCGGCTCAAGGCGGAGAAGATTCGCGCCATCGCGAAGGAGCACGGCATCCCCGTGATGCGCAACATCCCCCTGGCCAACGCGCTGTACCGGGTGGATGTGGGCCAGGAGGTGCCCGAGGAGCTGTACGACGCGGTGGCCGAGGTCCTCAACTTCATCTACGAGCTCCAGCAGGAACAGGCCGCCTCGGGCGGCAGGTAG